In one window of Marinobacter salsuginis DNA:
- a CDS encoding sigma-70 family RNA polymerase sigma factor, with amino-acid sequence MTTLDQKPASSEGRKDPWSQMLQKVGKNQDREAYHALFEHFGPQIKYYAMANGLASHAEELVQEVFVSIWRRSCLYDWRKAAASTWIFTIARNQRIDMLRKMQRTSAEMPVETEDLWQIPGENENEPVTSLHRLMSERRIRESLSHLPEEQITVIAKVYMENKSHQMVADELDIPLGTVKSRVRLALNKLKVILQDQNV; translated from the coding sequence GTGACCACACTGGATCAAAAGCCAGCCAGCTCTGAGGGCCGAAAAGACCCCTGGAGCCAGATGCTGCAGAAAGTGGGTAAGAACCAGGATCGCGAAGCATATCACGCGCTGTTCGAGCATTTTGGCCCGCAAATCAAGTACTACGCCATGGCCAACGGCCTGGCAAGTCACGCGGAAGAGCTCGTGCAAGAGGTATTTGTATCCATCTGGAGGCGTTCGTGCCTCTACGATTGGCGCAAGGCCGCTGCTTCCACCTGGATTTTCACCATCGCTCGTAACCAGCGCATCGACATGTTGAGAAAGATGCAGCGCACCAGCGCCGAAATGCCGGTTGAGACAGAAGACCTTTGGCAGATTCCTGGTGAAAACGAGAACGAGCCGGTCACGTCATTGCACCGTCTTATGTCGGAGAGGCGCATCAGGGAATCCCTGAGTCACCTGCCGGAAGAACAGATCACGGTGATCGCCAAGGTGTATATGGAAAACAAGTCGCACCAGATGGTGGCGGACGAGCTGGACATCCCGCTCGGCACCGTCAAAAGCCGGGTGCGGCTGGCATTGAACAAACTGAAAGTGATACTGCAGGACCAGAACGTATGA
- a CDS encoding AraC family transcriptional regulator, which produces MNALGITGNLPVIRAHYADILCQLAEDRGLQRSRLLAASGIRPSMLGHPENFITVDQFSALCRESLVQSRDPALGLEYGKRLKFTTHGSLAQAAISCDTLEQALTVLIKYFQIRFVYMKLSFFVEGREAVIQLDLAHSIEDLYRFNVDVVMASLMDVNLLLFGHRLLDGGRCLLDFPEPENAAAYRQLFGSQISFASGVNQLRFKRVFLDSPMSLSNPVTRRIAEAQCEEEMRFIEGATSVSDRVIRLLETGRSQRLPALEEVAEHLKMSTRTLRRQLAAEGVRFQQLQDSLRHRRAVDLLRRNELTIDEIAEALGYSDPSNFGRAFRKWEGVAPSAWRRGHQKL; this is translated from the coding sequence ATGAATGCACTCGGCATTACCGGAAACCTGCCCGTTATCCGGGCCCACTATGCGGACATTCTCTGCCAGTTGGCGGAGGACCGTGGGCTGCAACGGTCCCGGTTATTGGCGGCCTCCGGAATCCGGCCTTCCATGCTTGGTCACCCGGAGAATTTCATTACCGTTGATCAGTTCAGCGCCCTGTGTCGTGAAAGCCTGGTCCAAAGCCGCGATCCGGCCCTCGGGCTTGAATACGGCAAACGACTGAAATTCACCACCCACGGCTCCCTTGCCCAGGCCGCCATCAGTTGCGACACCCTCGAGCAGGCGCTGACGGTGTTGATCAAATATTTCCAGATCCGTTTTGTTTACATGAAGCTGTCTTTCTTCGTGGAGGGCCGCGAGGCGGTGATACAGCTGGATCTTGCCCACAGTATCGAAGACCTGTACCGGTTCAATGTTGATGTGGTGATGGCGTCGTTGATGGACGTAAATCTTTTGCTGTTCGGACACCGGCTTCTGGATGGCGGGCGATGCCTTCTGGATTTCCCGGAGCCTGAAAATGCAGCCGCCTATCGCCAACTGTTCGGCAGTCAGATCTCCTTCGCCAGCGGCGTGAATCAGCTTCGGTTCAAGCGGGTTTTTCTTGATTCGCCTATGTCTCTTTCGAACCCGGTGACCCGTCGGATTGCCGAGGCCCAGTGTGAAGAGGAAATGCGGTTCATAGAGGGCGCTACGTCGGTCTCGGACCGGGTAATACGTCTTCTAGAAACCGGGCGGAGCCAGCGTTTACCGGCGCTGGAGGAAGTGGCCGAGCACCTGAAGATGTCCACAAGGACGCTGCGCCGGCAGCTTGCAGCCGAAGGGGTTCGGTTCCAACAGCTGCAGGACTCGCTCCGACACCGCCGTGCCGTGGACCTGCTGCGGCGTAATGAGTTGACGATCGACGAGATTGCCGAGGCTCTCGGCTACAGTGATCCCTCCAACTTTGGCCGGGCCTTTCGCAAGTGGGAAGGCGTTGCCCCGAGCGCCTGGCGTCGCGGACATCAGAAACTCTGA
- the speA gene encoding biosynthetic arginine decarboxylase: protein MNEASATPAHKVYNIAHWSDGYIGVNDQGEVLIRPDRGHSDARINLPELTRALTDSGVQLPVLVRFVDILHDRVNKLCNAFNKVAGEHAYQGRYTAVYPIKVNQQRRVVEELLATEPAASKGQIGLEAGSKPELMAVLAMSQHPGSVIVCNGYKDREYIRLALIGQTLGHRVFIVVEKKSELPLILEEAERLGVSPLIGVRARLATIGKGNWQNTGGEKSKFGLSASQVLDVVNTLRDAGALHTLQLLHFHLGSQIANIRDIQTGLRECARFYSELRQMGAPVGTVDIGGGLGVDYEGTRSRSSCSMNYSVYEYAYNVVHVLQAECNRHGIPHPDLISESGRALTAHHSVLVTNVIDREAPENRSPEQPDDAASAPLHDLWRDLESLQDASTPRSLAEIYHDVLHAMADVHAQFAHGVLSLQERADAETLYTRCCRLLRDQLDSSNRAHREIIDELNEKLAEKLFVNFSLFQSLPDVWGIDQIFPVMPINGLDRPLNRRAVIQDITCDSDGRIDRYVDGQGTETTLPLPEEKAGEPLLMGFFMTGAYQEILGDMHNLFGDTHSVDVRLTADSGYQISAPINGDTVAKVLRYVNFEPDTLMDAYRRKFATSGMAPEAQSALMTELAAGLDGYTYLEE, encoded by the coding sequence ATGAACGAAGCCAGCGCCACCCCGGCCCACAAGGTCTACAACATTGCCCACTGGAGCGATGGCTATATCGGTGTCAATGATCAGGGCGAGGTATTGATCCGCCCGGATCGCGGCCACAGCGACGCCCGAATCAACCTGCCGGAGTTGACCCGGGCTCTCACCGACTCCGGCGTTCAACTGCCGGTGCTGGTTCGCTTCGTTGATATCCTGCACGACCGGGTCAACAAACTGTGTAATGCCTTTAACAAGGTCGCAGGAGAGCACGCCTACCAGGGACGCTACACGGCGGTTTATCCGATCAAGGTTAACCAGCAGCGACGCGTGGTCGAGGAGCTGCTGGCCACCGAGCCGGCCGCCTCGAAAGGCCAGATCGGCCTCGAAGCGGGCAGCAAACCGGAACTGATGGCGGTGTTGGCCATGTCACAGCATCCAGGATCGGTGATCGTCTGCAACGGCTACAAGGATCGGGAGTATATTCGCCTGGCCCTAATTGGCCAGACCCTGGGCCACCGGGTGTTCATCGTCGTTGAGAAAAAGTCGGAACTGCCACTGATCCTGGAGGAAGCGGAGCGCCTCGGCGTATCGCCGCTGATCGGGGTGCGCGCGCGACTTGCGACCATCGGCAAAGGCAACTGGCAGAACACGGGTGGTGAGAAGTCCAAATTCGGCCTGTCTGCCAGCCAGGTGCTGGATGTCGTCAACACACTGCGTGACGCAGGAGCGCTCCATACCCTGCAGTTGCTGCATTTCCACCTTGGCTCCCAGATCGCCAATATCCGGGATATCCAGACCGGGCTCAGGGAATGCGCCCGCTTTTACAGCGAGTTGCGTCAGATGGGCGCCCCCGTGGGCACCGTGGATATCGGCGGTGGCTTGGGAGTAGACTACGAGGGCACTCGCTCCCGCAGCAGCTGCTCCATGAACTACAGCGTGTACGAGTACGCCTACAATGTCGTGCACGTACTCCAGGCCGAGTGCAATCGCCACGGCATTCCCCATCCGGACCTGATCAGCGAATCCGGGCGCGCCCTGACCGCCCACCATTCGGTGCTGGTGACCAACGTGATTGACCGCGAAGCGCCAGAAAACCGGTCGCCGGAGCAGCCGGACGATGCGGCGTCGGCACCATTGCACGACCTCTGGCGCGATCTTGAAAGCCTGCAGGATGCCAGCACGCCGCGCTCGCTGGCAGAGATCTACCATGACGTGCTGCACGCCATGGCCGATGTTCATGCCCAGTTTGCCCACGGGGTGCTATCCCTGCAGGAACGGGCGGATGCCGAAACGCTGTACACCCGCTGTTGCCGACTGTTGCGGGATCAACTGGACAGCAGCAATCGCGCCCACCGGGAAATCATCGACGAGCTCAACGAGAAACTGGCGGAGAAGCTGTTCGTGAACTTCTCCCTGTTCCAGTCATTACCCGACGTCTGGGGCATCGACCAGATCTTCCCGGTTATGCCGATCAATGGCCTCGACCGCCCCCTGAACCGACGGGCAGTCATCCAGGACATCACCTGCGATTCTGACGGACGCATCGACCGATACGTGGATGGCCAGGGTACCGAGACCACCCTGCCCCTGCCCGAGGAAAAGGCCGGTGAGCCGTTGCTTATGGGCTTTTTCATGACCGGCGCCTATCAGGAGATTCTGGGCGACATGCACAACCTGTTTGGCGACACCCATTCTGTAGATGTGCGCCTGACGGCAGATAGTGGCTACCAGATCAGCGCCCCCATCAACGGCGATACCGTGGCCAAGGTATTGCGCTATGTGAACTTCGAGCCGGATACGTTGATGGATGCCTATCGACGCAAGTTCGCCACCTCTGGCATGGCACCTGAGGCCCAGTCAGCGCTCATGACTGAGCTCGCCGCAGGTCTGGATGGCTACACCTACCTGGAAGAATAG
- the speE gene encoding polyamine aminopropyltransferase yields the protein MTALNDGWFTEVFQDQGTAFSLQVKRKLHEEQTPFQKLEIYETETFGNLMVLDGCVMLTTRDNFLYHEMMTHPALFTHRDPRKVVIVGGGDCGTLKEVLKHPGVEEAWQVEIDERVTRMSEKYFPELCEANSDPRANFFFGDGIQWMRDIEPNSVDLIIIDSTDPVGPAEGLFALDFYRDAMLALREGGIIVQQSESPLLHTDNIIKGIHEDMRKAGFEHVQTLPFPQPVYPTGWWSCTMASKENPVKYFREEDANNRPFVTRYYNAGVHRGALAMPQFMVDALEDEVRPEEG from the coding sequence ATGACAGCACTCAACGACGGCTGGTTTACTGAGGTATTCCAGGACCAGGGGACGGCGTTTTCCCTGCAGGTGAAAAGGAAGCTTCATGAGGAGCAGACACCGTTCCAGAAACTGGAAATCTACGAGACCGAGACCTTCGGTAACCTGATGGTTCTGGATGGCTGCGTGATGCTGACCACCCGCGATAATTTCCTGTACCACGAGATGATGACCCATCCGGCCCTGTTCACTCATCGGGATCCCAGAAAGGTGGTCATTGTCGGCGGCGGTGACTGCGGCACCCTGAAAGAGGTGCTCAAACATCCGGGCGTCGAAGAAGCCTGGCAGGTGGAAATCGACGAGCGTGTCACCCGTATGTCAGAGAAGTATTTCCCGGAGCTGTGCGAAGCGAACAGTGATCCGCGCGCCAATTTCTTCTTCGGGGATGGCATCCAGTGGATGCGGGACATTGAGCCGAACAGTGTCGACCTGATCATCATCGACAGCACCGATCCGGTCGGTCCCGCCGAAGGCCTGTTTGCCCTGGATTTCTACCGGGATGCCATGCTGGCGCTGCGTGAAGGTGGCATCATTGTCCAGCAGAGCGAATCACCGCTCTTGCACACCGACAACATCATCAAAGGCATTCACGAGGACATGCGCAAGGCCGGATTCGAGCACGTGCAGACCTTGCCATTCCCGCAGCCGGTCTATCCGACCGGCTGGTGGAGTTGCACCATGGCCAGCAAGGAGAACCCGGTCAAATACTTCCGTGAGGAAGATGCCAACAATCGGCCATTCGTCACCCGCTATTACAATGCCGGCGTGCATCGGGGTGCGTTGGCAATGCCTCAGTTCATGGTGGACGCACTGGAAGATGAGGTTCGACCGGAAGAAGGCTGA
- a CDS encoding ammonium transporter has product MESNLNHIFELQYALDTFYFLICGALVMWMAAGFAMLEAGLVRAKNTTEILTKNVALFAVACTMYLIVGYDIMYDGGIFLSGVTTVAEMDDAAIAGVIAASTEAGFSDMGEYSGASDFFFQVVFVATAMSIVSGAVAERMKLWAFLAFAVVMCGFIYPMQGSWTWNGDAVFGMYELSYSDYAGSGIVHMAGAAAALAGVILLGARKGKYGAKGEIRAFPGANLPLATLGTFILWMGWFGFNGGSTLKLGGIGVANEVANVFLNTNAAAAGGLIAALIVARLMFGKADLTMALNGALAGLVAITAEPADPSPLLATIIGAIGGTLVVFSIVTMDKLRIDDPVGAISVHGVVGIWGIFAVLLSDADATFMGQLVGMLTIFVWVFVTSLIVWSILKAVMGIRVSEEDEYEGVDLSECGMEAYPEFVSGKQ; this is encoded by the coding sequence ATGGAAAGCAATCTAAATCACATTTTTGAACTCCAGTATGCGCTGGATACCTTTTACTTCCTGATTTGCGGTGCCCTGGTCATGTGGATGGCCGCCGGCTTTGCCATGCTGGAAGCTGGCCTGGTGCGTGCCAAGAACACCACCGAAATCCTGACCAAAAACGTGGCCCTGTTTGCGGTCGCCTGTACCATGTACCTGATTGTCGGCTACGACATCATGTACGACGGTGGCATCTTCCTGAGCGGCGTCACAACTGTGGCCGAGATGGACGACGCAGCCATTGCCGGTGTCATTGCAGCCTCTACCGAAGCTGGTTTCAGCGACATGGGTGAGTACAGTGGCGCTTCCGACTTCTTCTTCCAGGTTGTCTTCGTTGCGACCGCCATGTCCATCGTTTCCGGTGCCGTGGCCGAGCGCATGAAGCTCTGGGCTTTCCTTGCTTTCGCGGTTGTTATGTGTGGTTTCATCTACCCGATGCAGGGTTCCTGGACCTGGAACGGCGACGCGGTATTCGGCATGTACGAGCTGAGCTACAGCGACTACGCCGGTTCCGGTATCGTTCACATGGCCGGCGCAGCTGCAGCCCTGGCTGGCGTTATCCTCCTCGGCGCCCGTAAAGGCAAGTACGGCGCCAAAGGCGAGATCCGCGCCTTCCCGGGTGCCAACCTGCCCCTGGCAACGCTTGGTACCTTCATCCTGTGGATGGGCTGGTTCGGGTTCAACGGTGGCTCTACCCTGAAGCTGGGTGGTATCGGTGTTGCCAACGAAGTTGCCAACGTGTTCCTGAACACCAACGCGGCTGCAGCCGGTGGCCTGATTGCTGCCCTGATCGTAGCTCGCCTGATGTTCGGCAAGGCTGACCTGACCATGGCCCTGAACGGCGCCCTGGCTGGTCTGGTTGCCATCACTGCCGAGCCGGCGGACCCGTCTCCCCTGCTCGCCACCATCATTGGCGCCATCGGTGGCACCCTGGTTGTGTTCTCCATCGTGACCATGGACAAGCTGCGCATTGACGACCCGGTCGGTGCCATCTCTGTGCACGGCGTGGTTGGTATCTGGGGTATCTTCGCGGTTCTCCTGTCCGACGCAGACGCTACCTTCATGGGTCAGCTGGTCGGCATGCTCACCATCTTCGTCTGGGTATTCGTTACCAGCCTGATCGTCTGGAGCATCCTGAAAGCCGTCATGGGCATTCGGGTCAGCGAAGAAGACGAGTACGAAGGTGTGGATCTGTCCGAGTGCGGTATGGAAGCCTATCCGGAGTTTGTCAGCGGCAAGCAGTAA
- the glnK gene encoding P-II family nitrogen regulator, with amino-acid sequence MKLVTAIIKPFKLDDVREALSEIGVQGVTVTEVKGFGRQKGHTELYRGAEYVVDFLPKVKVEVAIGDNLLDQVIESITKAANTGKIGDGKIFVTELAQAIRIRTGETGEEAV; translated from the coding sequence ATGAAACTTGTGACAGCGATCATCAAGCCTTTCAAGTTGGATGATGTCCGTGAGGCACTATCCGAGATTGGCGTACAAGGCGTAACCGTCACTGAAGTCAAAGGCTTCGGTCGGCAAAAAGGCCATACAGAACTCTATCGTGGCGCGGAATATGTAGTGGACTTCCTGCCCAAAGTGAAGGTGGAAGTTGCCATTGGCGACAACCTGCTGGACCAGGTCATCGAGTCCATCACCAAGGCAGCCAACACCGGCAAGATCGGCGACGGCAAGATCTTTGTGACTGAACTGGCTCAAGCCATCCGGATCCGGACTGGCGAAACCGGCGAAGAAGCGGTCTGA
- a CDS encoding accessory factor UbiK family protein — protein MKGPQDIFAQLQGQFGQFVPDMARAAREDFETQARATVMAVLSRLELVTREEFDAQQAVLLKTREKVDALEKRVAELENSLPKQ, from the coding sequence GTGAAAGGTCCACAGGATATTTTTGCTCAGCTGCAGGGCCAGTTTGGCCAGTTCGTACCCGACATGGCCCGCGCTGCACGGGAAGATTTTGAAACCCAGGCCCGGGCGACTGTGATGGCTGTACTGTCCCGCCTTGAGCTGGTGACACGAGAGGAATTCGATGCCCAGCAGGCCGTCTTGCTGAAGACCCGTGAAAAGGTGGACGCGCTCGAGAAGCGGGTGGCCGAACTGGAAAATTCCCTGCCAAAACAGTAA